AGCCGCCGGAAACTGCCCCGGCGTCTCCGCCCTTCGGGTCACGATCGCTTTCGCACTTTCGCACTCACGCACTTTCGCACTCACGCACTCGCCGTTCGATGAACGTCTCGTACCGCTGGATCCAGTCGCTCGTCCCCGGCCTCACCGAGGCCCCCGCCGACCTGGCGCACCGGCTCTCGCTCCTGGGCGCTCCCGCCGACGACGTGGTGGACCTCGGCGCCGGGGTGGAGGGGGTGGTGATCGCGCGCGTTGAGGAGGTGCGGCAGCACCCCAACGCCGACAAGCTGCGCATCACGCGCGTCAACGCGGGCGGCCAGACGGTGCAGGTGGTCTGCGGGGCGCCCAACGTGGAGGCGGGGCGGTACTACCCCTTCGCGCCGGTCGGGGCGTCGCTCCCGGGGGGGATGAAGATCGGAAAGGCCAAGCTCCGCGGGGAGGTGTCCGAGGGGATGCTCTGCTCCGCGCGGGAGCTGGGGCTGGGGCGCGACCACTCCGGGCTGATGGCCCTCGCGGGCGAGTGGGAGCCGGGGGCGCCGTTTCTCCAGTCGCTGGGGCTGGACGACGTGCGGCTGGTGCTGGACATCACCCCCAACCGGCCCGAGATGCTGTCGCACGTCGGGGTGGCGAGGGAGGTGGCGCCGGGCGGGGCGGCGGGGGTGCAGCTCCCGGAGTTCCCCAACGCGCCGGAGCGGCCCATCGAGCCGCGGCGGGTGGAGCGGGAGGGCGCGGTGGGCGGGGTGCGGGTGCGGATCGAGGATGTGGACGGGTGCCCGCGGTACACGGCGGCGGTGGTGCGGGGAGTGGAGGTGGGACCCTCGCCGGAGTGGCTGGCGACGCGGCTCCGCGCCGTGGGCGTGCGGCCCATCAACAACGTGGTGGACGCCACCAACTACGTGCTGCACGAGCTGGGGCAGCCGGTCCACGCCTTCGACCTGGACCGCCTCCGCGGGCCGGAGATCACCGTCCGGCGCGCCCGCGCGGGGGAGACGATCCGCACGCTGGACGGCGTGGACCGCACCCTGGCGGAGGGCGCGCTCGTGATCACGGACGCGGAGGGGCCGGTCGCCCTCGCGGGGGTCATGGGCGGCGAGGAGAGCGAGGTGCACGACGGCACCACCGCGGTGCTGCTGGAGGTGGCGCTCTTCGACCCGAAGGCGGTGCGGGGGACCCGCACGCCGCACGGGCTCTCCACCGACGCGTCGTACCGCTTCGAGCGCGGCGTGGACCCGGAGGGGCAGACCCGCGCGCTGGAGCGCGTCGTACAGCTCATCGTCGCCGTCGCGGGGGGTGAGGTGGACCGCGAGGCGCTGGACGTGAACCCGGTGCCGTTCGCGCGGCGGGTGGTCGAGCTGCGCCCCTCGCGGGTCGAGCAGGTGCTGGGGGTGGCGCTCTCCGGGGAGGAGATCGCGGGGCTGCTGGAGGCCATCGGGTTCCGGACGGACGCCGCGGTGTCGCCGCTGCGTGTCTCGGTTCCCGGCTTCCGCCCGGACGTGACGGAGGAGATCGACCTGATCGAGGAGGTCGCGCGCCGACGGGGGTACGACTCGTTCCCGGAGGAGATCCTCCCCTTCCGCGCCTCCGCCGTGCCGGAGAGCCCGGAGGTGGCGGCGGAGCGCCGCGCGCGCGAGTTCTTCCGTCGCGCGGGCTTCCTGGAGTCGCGCACCACCGGGTTCGCGCCGGCCGCCGAGGGGCGCGTCCCGGTGCTCAACCCGCTCTCCAGCGAGGAAGGGTCGCTCCGCGACGCGCTGGTCCCGGGGCTCCTGCGCCGTGTGGAGCACAA
This sequence is a window from Longimicrobiaceae bacterium. Protein-coding genes within it:
- the pheT gene encoding phenylalanine--tRNA ligase subunit beta translates to MNVSYRWIQSLVPGLTEAPADLAHRLSLLGAPADDVVDLGAGVEGVVIARVEEVRQHPNADKLRITRVNAGGQTVQVVCGAPNVEAGRYYPFAPVGASLPGGMKIGKAKLRGEVSEGMLCSARELGLGRDHSGLMALAGEWEPGAPFLQSLGLDDVRLVLDITPNRPEMLSHVGVAREVAPGGAAGVQLPEFPNAPERPIEPRRVEREGAVGGVRVRIEDVDGCPRYTAAVVRGVEVGPSPEWLATRLRAVGVRPINNVVDATNYVLHELGQPVHAFDLDRLRGPEITVRRARAGETIRTLDGVDRTLAEGALVITDAEGPVALAGVMGGEESEVHDGTTAVLLEVALFDPKAVRGTRTPHGLSTDASYRFERGVDPEGQTRALERVVQLIVAVAGGEVDREALDVNPVPFARRVVELRPSRVEQVLGVALSGEEIAGLLEAIGFRTDAAVSPLRVSVPGFRPDVTEEIDLIEEVARRRGYDSFPEEILPFRASAVPESPEVAAERRAREFFRRAGFLESRTTGFAPAAEGRVPVLNPLSSEEGSLRDALVPGLLRRVEHNWAHGVRDVRLFEVGTVFSPAGGGAVPREEIRVAAAFTGASRPAHWSGAAAAWDVWDLKGLMEELAEEHG